One genomic region from Streptomyces sp. NBC_00457 encodes:
- a CDS encoding aldehyde dehydrogenase family protein, with amino-acid sequence MSSQPEGAIRTRWSSEDAADQFTVDNPATGATLAVVQGAGDKEVDQAVQVAYDAHFSWKARTARERGSWLRKIAQAVREHADEIAALECSDNGKPLTQARHMDVNAAIGIFEFFASLCDSMPGQVNDGGSLLDITVLEPYGVIGAIVPFNWPPIHTASKLAPALAVGNAVVIKPPEQAPLSALRMVEIIQSVLPDDVVHIIPGTGSIGSQLAGHPLVGKISFTGSPTTGVSVIKTAADNLTPTLMELGGKDPFIIFEDADLDQALPWAIEGGLFNQGEACTSASRVLVHADIYDEVARRYGDAVKRLRVGNGADLGTHVGPMVSAAQRKQVLDYIDIGVQEGATIAAQAPLPDDPELAGGFYVAPTLFTGVRPDMRIAQEEIFGPVISMIPFRDEDEAVKIANGTDFGLVAAVFTPDSERALRVSRALRTGFVFVNNYNRNFTGVPFGGVGASGFGRETAAETLREYGYSKNIRLVSGQGEIPRWAPSLEVTGHDK; translated from the coding sequence ATGTCGTCACAACCCGAAGGTGCGATCCGCACCCGGTGGTCGTCCGAGGACGCCGCCGATCAGTTCACCGTCGACAACCCCGCCACCGGTGCGACCCTGGCCGTCGTGCAGGGCGCCGGCGACAAGGAAGTCGACCAGGCCGTTCAGGTGGCCTACGACGCGCACTTCTCCTGGAAGGCCCGCACCGCCCGCGAACGCGGCAGCTGGCTGCGGAAGATCGCCCAGGCGGTGCGCGAGCACGCCGACGAGATCGCCGCCCTGGAGTGCAGTGACAACGGCAAGCCCTTGACCCAGGCGCGCCATATGGACGTGAACGCGGCGATCGGGATCTTCGAGTTCTTCGCGAGCCTGTGCGACTCCATGCCCGGCCAGGTCAACGACGGCGGAAGCCTGCTGGACATCACGGTGCTCGAGCCCTACGGCGTCATCGGCGCGATCGTGCCGTTCAACTGGCCGCCGATTCACACCGCCAGCAAGCTGGCCCCGGCACTGGCCGTCGGAAACGCGGTGGTGATCAAACCGCCGGAGCAGGCCCCGCTGTCGGCCCTGCGCATGGTGGAGATCATCCAGTCCGTCCTGCCCGACGACGTGGTCCACATTATTCCCGGCACCGGCTCGATCGGATCGCAGCTCGCAGGCCACCCGCTCGTCGGCAAAATCTCGTTCACCGGGTCGCCCACCACCGGCGTCTCGGTCATCAAGACCGCGGCCGACAACCTGACGCCGACCCTGATGGAGCTCGGCGGCAAGGATCCGTTCATCATCTTCGAGGACGCGGACCTCGACCAGGCGCTGCCCTGGGCGATCGAGGGCGGCCTCTTCAACCAGGGCGAGGCCTGCACCTCGGCGTCCCGCGTCCTGGTGCACGCCGACATCTACGACGAGGTCGCGCGCCGCTACGGCGACGCGGTGAAGCGGCTGCGCGTCGGCAACGGCGCCGACCTCGGCACACACGTCGGACCGATGGTGTCCGCGGCCCAGCGCAAGCAGGTGCTGGACTACATCGACATCGGCGTCCAGGAGGGTGCCACGATCGCGGCGCAGGCGCCGCTCCCCGACGACCCGGAGCTGGCAGGCGGCTTCTACGTCGCGCCGACGCTGTTCACCGGCGTTCGCCCGGACATGCGCATCGCGCAGGAGGAGATCTTCGGCCCGGTCATCTCGATGATCCCGTTCCGCGACGAGGACGAGGCCGTCAAGATCGCCAACGGCACCGACTTCGGCCTGGTCGCCGCGGTGTTCACGCCGGATTCCGAGCGCGCGCTGCGGGTCAGCCGCGCCCTGCGCACCGGGTTCGTCTTCGTGAACAACTACAACCGGAATTTCACGGGTGTGCCCTTCGGCGGTGTCGGTGCGAGCGGCTTCGGCCGGGAGACCGCGGCGGAAACCCTGCGTGAGTACGGCTACAGCAAGAACATCCGCCTGGTCTCCGGACAGGGCGAGATCCCGCGCTGGGCACCGTCCCTAGAGGTGACCGGACACGACAAGTGA
- a CDS encoding IclR family transcriptional regulator: protein MENSVDRSPSPSYPVSAAGNALRVVRLLHELDELRVMDVADRLGVARSTAHRILAMLVFEGFAAQDRHKVYRPGPALQAIRGSQAAPPPDLITIAHPHLRRLADAVRETTHLMVLDGNGTRFLDGVEGPQALRVSYRTGTLLPAHTTSGGKALLATLPADRLRALYPNGLPEDRAKTPKDFESLMNELVTVRRHGYALNLQESERGVHAVGACVRDRTGTAVAAVAVAAPSVRCTRARLTELSRPLLATAQDIGQGL from the coding sequence ATGGAGAATTCAGTGGACCGCTCGCCCAGCCCCTCGTATCCGGTGAGTGCCGCCGGCAACGCCCTGCGCGTCGTCCGGCTGCTGCACGAGCTCGACGAGCTGCGGGTGATGGACGTCGCGGACCGGCTCGGTGTCGCGCGTTCGACCGCTCACCGGATCCTCGCGATGCTTGTCTTCGAGGGATTCGCGGCGCAGGACCGCCACAAGGTGTACCGGCCTGGACCGGCTCTCCAGGCGATCAGGGGAAGCCAGGCGGCCCCTCCCCCGGACTTGATCACCATCGCCCACCCCCACCTGCGACGGCTGGCGGACGCCGTCCGCGAGACGACCCACCTGATGGTGCTCGACGGCAACGGCACCCGCTTCCTGGACGGCGTGGAGGGCCCCCAGGCGCTGCGCGTCAGCTACCGCACCGGCACCCTCCTGCCCGCGCACACGACCTCGGGTGGCAAGGCCCTGCTCGCGACACTCCCCGCCGACCGGCTCCGGGCCCTCTACCCCAACGGACTCCCCGAGGACCGGGCCAAGACTCCCAAGGACTTCGAGAGCCTGATGAACGAACTGGTGACCGTCCGCCGCCACGGCTACGCCCTCAATCTCCAGGAGAGCGAGCGCGGCGTGCACGCCGTCGGCGCATGCGTACGCGACCGCACGGGCACCGCCGTGGCCGCCGTCGCCGTGGCGGCTCCGTCGGTCCGGTGCACCCGCGCACGGCTCACGGAACTGTCCCGGCCACTGCTCGCAACCGCGCAGGACATCGGCCAGGGACTGTGA
- a CDS encoding cupin domain-containing protein: protein MTDTTSEQTERKLLDELYADFEEAGLIPLWMQVDDLMPMSPQPAAVPHLWRWAELLPIAQRSGELVPVGRGGERRAMALSNPGLPGLPYATATLWTAIQYLGPREVAPSHRHSQGAFRFVVEGEGVWTNVDGDAVAMRRGDLLLTPSWAFHEHQNVTDKPMAWLDGLDIPLVSQLDAGFFEFGPDELSTRETPERSRGERLWGHPGLRPIGQPDQPNSPLGAYRWEQTDAALTAQLELENEGVPGVLEPGHAGVRFSNPTTGRDALVTMRTEMRRLRAGTQTVPVRTVGSAVWQVFEGEAVAHVGDKVFEIAKGDLFVVPSWCEVSLSARTQVDLFRFSDEPVYEALGLARTARGEHK from the coding sequence GTGACCGACACCACCAGCGAACAGACCGAGCGCAAGCTGCTCGACGAGTTGTACGCGGACTTCGAGGAAGCGGGCCTGATCCCGCTGTGGATGCAGGTGGACGACCTCATGCCGATGTCACCGCAGCCTGCCGCGGTCCCGCACCTGTGGCGGTGGGCGGAGCTGCTGCCCATCGCACAGCGCTCCGGAGAGCTCGTACCGGTGGGGCGTGGCGGCGAGCGCCGCGCCATGGCCCTGTCCAACCCCGGCCTGCCGGGCCTTCCTTACGCCACCGCGACCCTGTGGACCGCGATCCAGTACCTGGGCCCGCGCGAGGTCGCCCCCTCACACCGCCACAGCCAGGGAGCCTTCCGGTTCGTCGTCGAAGGCGAGGGCGTGTGGACCAACGTCGACGGGGACGCGGTGGCGATGCGGCGCGGTGACCTGCTGCTCACGCCGAGCTGGGCCTTCCACGAGCACCAGAACGTCACCGACAAGCCGATGGCCTGGCTCGACGGCCTCGACATCCCGCTCGTCTCCCAACTGGACGCCGGCTTCTTCGAGTTCGGCCCCGACGAACTCTCCACCCGTGAAACCCCCGAGCGCTCGCGCGGCGAGCGACTGTGGGGCCACCCCGGACTGCGCCCGATCGGGCAGCCCGACCAGCCCAACTCCCCGCTGGGCGCCTACCGTTGGGAACAAACCGACGCCGCCCTGACCGCACAACTGGAGCTGGAGAACGAAGGCGTCCCCGGCGTGCTGGAGCCCGGGCACGCCGGAGTGCGCTTCTCCAACCCCACCACCGGCAGGGACGCCCTGGTCACGATGCGCACCGAGATGCGCCGCCTGCGGGCCGGCACCCAGACCGTCCCGGTGCGCACGGTCGGCTCCGCGGTCTGGCAGGTGTTCGAGGGCGAGGCGGTCGCCCATGTCGGCGACAAGGTCTTCGAGATAGCCAAGGGCGACCTGTTCGTCGTCCCGTCCTGGTGCGAGGTCTCGCTGTCCGCCCGCACCCAGGTCGACCTGTTCCGGTTCAGCGACGAGCCCGTCTACGAGGCCCTGGGCCTCGCCCGTACCGCCCGAGGAGAACACAAGTGA
- a CDS encoding fumarylacetoacetate hydrolase family protein translates to MKLATIRVNGITRAVRVDENNAVDLGESDLVAFLRHGDWTARAANADGETYEGALDYAPVVVAPEKVVCVGLNYRTHILEMGRELPSHPTLFSKYARALVGAYDDVTLPAASTQMDWEAELAVVIGSEVRHAGTEEARAAIAGYTVLNDVTARDWQYRTTQWDQGKTFEATTPIGPWLVTADDPAVAAQGLSLTCEVDGDTVQKADTGDLVFDPATLVAYLSEIITLVPGDVIATGTPGGVGHARKPARYLQDGSALVTRIEGIGECRNTCRRETR, encoded by the coding sequence GTGAAGCTCGCCACCATCCGGGTCAACGGCATCACGCGCGCCGTCCGCGTCGACGAGAACAACGCAGTGGACCTGGGCGAGAGCGATCTGGTGGCCTTCCTGCGCCACGGCGACTGGACCGCGCGGGCCGCGAACGCCGACGGCGAAACGTACGAAGGCGCCCTGGACTACGCCCCGGTGGTCGTCGCGCCGGAGAAGGTCGTGTGCGTCGGCCTCAACTACCGCACCCACATTCTGGAGATGGGCCGCGAACTCCCCTCGCACCCCACGCTGTTCTCGAAGTACGCGCGGGCGCTGGTCGGCGCGTACGACGACGTGACCCTGCCCGCTGCGTCCACACAGATGGACTGGGAGGCCGAACTCGCCGTCGTCATCGGGTCCGAGGTCCGGCACGCCGGCACGGAGGAGGCGCGGGCCGCGATCGCCGGGTACACCGTGCTGAACGACGTCACCGCCCGGGACTGGCAGTACCGCACCACCCAGTGGGACCAGGGCAAGACCTTCGAGGCCACCACCCCCATCGGGCCGTGGCTGGTGACCGCCGACGACCCCGCGGTCGCCGCGCAGGGCCTGAGCCTGACCTGTGAGGTCGACGGCGACACGGTCCAGAAGGCCGACACCGGTGACCTCGTCTTCGATCCGGCCACGCTGGTCGCGTACCTGTCCGAGATCATCACGCTGGTGCCCGGCGATGTCATCGCCACCGGTACTCCGGGCGGGGTCGGCCATGCCCGCAAGCCCGCCCGCTATCTCCAGGATGGCTCGGCCCTCGTCACCCGGATCGAGGGGATCGGCGAGTGCCGCAACACCTGCCGCCGGGAGACGCGGTGA
- a CDS encoding maleylpyruvate isomerase family mycothiol-dependent enzyme: MSARPAAMLERAAKGTAAFEAAVHWLTDSGLTRPSYLPGWSRAHVVAHVARNADALVNLMTWARTGVETPMYASADRRANEIEDGARQPAGELREDLLAADGRLAQEFAGLPDECWGATVRTARGREVPASHVPWMRVREVWVHTVDLNLTTFDDVPHEVCVALVDDVAATFRTRPDCHPVELRAEDADRTWLLGTPGGAQPVAVRGDLPSLAAYATGRPVPGPLYPTGGAPLPKLPAWL, translated from the coding sequence GTGAGCGCACGCCCCGCCGCGATGCTGGAGCGGGCGGCCAAGGGCACGGCTGCCTTCGAAGCCGCCGTGCACTGGCTGACCGACTCGGGACTCACCAGGCCCTCGTACCTGCCGGGCTGGAGCAGGGCCCACGTCGTCGCCCACGTCGCCCGCAATGCCGATGCGCTCGTCAACCTGATGACCTGGGCGCGTACGGGTGTCGAGACACCGATGTACGCAAGTGCCGACCGGCGCGCGAACGAGATCGAGGACGGCGCCCGCCAACCGGCCGGCGAACTGCGTGAGGACCTCCTCGCGGCCGACGGACGACTGGCCCAGGAATTCGCCGGCTTGCCGGATGAGTGCTGGGGCGCGACCGTGCGGACGGCGCGGGGACGCGAGGTGCCCGCCTCCCACGTGCCCTGGATGCGAGTGCGCGAGGTGTGGGTCCACACTGTCGACCTGAACCTCACCACCTTCGACGACGTCCCGCACGAGGTGTGCGTGGCGCTCGTTGACGACGTGGCCGCCACCTTCCGGACGCGCCCGGACTGTCACCCCGTCGAGCTGCGGGCCGAGGACGCCGACCGCACCTGGCTCCTGGGTACACCCGGCGGCGCGCAGCCGGTCGCGGTGCGCGGTGACCTGCCCAGCCTGGCCGCCTATGCGACCGGACGGCCCGTGCCCGGCCCTCTGTACCCGACCGGCGGGGCACCCCTGCCGAAACTGCCCGCGTGGCTGTGA
- a CDS encoding FAD-dependent monooxygenase, whose amino-acid sequence MKVACIGAGPGGLFFATLLKRSRPGAEVVVFERNRPDDTFGFGVVFSDATLDAINAADPVLSEALEKHGRHWDDIEARVHGARERVGGMGMAAVVRKTLLSLLQERARAEGVEMRFQHEVRDSAELDDFDLVVVCDGANSRFRTLFADDFGPTAEVASAKFIWFGTTYMFDGLTFVHQDGPDGVFAAHAYPISDSLSTFIVETDADSWAKAGLDAFDPSTPPGTSDEKTKSYLEDLFREQIDGHPLVGNNSRWSNFATRRARSWRRGKWVLLGDAAHTAHFSVGSGTKMAMEDAVALAEALGEAPHSVPKALDIYEGRRRPKVERIQNSARPSLSWWEHFGRYVRSFDDPTRFAFHFLSRSIPRGKLAVRDAVYVDRVDAWWQAHNGAAPLRTPYSGGPFRLPSRWVTAADGALTGSDGTEIPMVPLSGRSSAAGVWIDAPDTEEGLPLALDRVREAARAGVPLVGVRGGTGLTRVLVAEEARLAHGLPAAVIGPYDDDSATTLLLSGRADLVGGVK is encoded by the coding sequence ATGAAAGTTGCCTGCATCGGCGCAGGTCCCGGAGGACTGTTCTTCGCCACCCTGCTCAAGCGGAGCCGGCCCGGCGCCGAGGTCGTGGTCTTCGAACGCAACCGCCCCGACGACACGTTCGGCTTCGGAGTGGTCTTCTCCGACGCCACCCTCGACGCCATCAACGCCGCCGACCCCGTCCTCAGCGAGGCGCTGGAGAAGCACGGCCGGCACTGGGACGACATCGAGGCCCGTGTGCACGGCGCACGGGAGCGCGTCGGCGGCATGGGCATGGCGGCCGTCGTACGCAAGACGCTGCTGAGCCTGTTGCAGGAACGGGCCCGCGCCGAGGGCGTTGAGATGCGCTTCCAGCACGAGGTCCGCGATTCCGCCGAGCTGGACGACTTCGATCTGGTCGTGGTGTGCGACGGCGCCAACAGCCGTTTCCGCACGCTGTTCGCCGACGACTTCGGACCGACCGCCGAGGTGGCGAGCGCGAAGTTCATCTGGTTCGGCACCACTTACATGTTCGACGGGCTCACCTTCGTCCACCAGGACGGCCCGGACGGTGTGTTCGCCGCGCACGCCTACCCCATCAGCGATTCGCTGAGCACCTTCATCGTCGAGACCGACGCCGACTCCTGGGCCAAGGCCGGACTCGACGCCTTCGATCCGTCGACCCCTCCGGGCACGAGCGACGAGAAGACCAAGAGCTACCTGGAAGACCTGTTCCGCGAGCAGATCGACGGGCATCCACTGGTCGGCAACAACTCCCGCTGGTCCAACTTCGCCACCCGCAGGGCCCGTTCATGGCGGCGCGGCAAGTGGGTGCTGCTCGGCGACGCGGCGCACACCGCGCACTTCTCCGTCGGCTCCGGCACCAAGATGGCCATGGAGGACGCGGTCGCGCTGGCCGAGGCACTGGGGGAGGCGCCGCACAGCGTGCCGAAGGCACTCGACATCTACGAGGGACGCCGCCGCCCCAAGGTGGAGAGGATCCAGAACTCGGCGCGGCCCAGCCTGTCGTGGTGGGAGCACTTCGGCCGCTACGTCCGCTCGTTCGACGATCCGACGCGATTCGCCTTCCACTTCCTCAGCCGCAGCATCCCGCGCGGCAAACTCGCCGTGCGCGACGCGGTGTACGTGGACCGCGTCGACGCATGGTGGCAGGCCCACAACGGGGCGGCTCCGCTTCGGACGCCGTACAGCGGCGGGCCCTTCCGGCTCCCCTCCCGCTGGGTCACGGCGGCCGACGGCGCGCTGACCGGCAGCGACGGCACCGAGATCCCGATGGTGCCGCTCAGCGGCCGGTCCTCCGCCGCCGGAGTGTGGATCGACGCCCCGGACACCGAAGAAGGGCTGCCCCTCGCACTCGACCGGGTGCGGGAAGCGGCCCGGGCGGGCGTCCCGCTCGTCGGCGTACGCGGTGGCACCGGGCTGACCCGTGTGCTGGTCGCGGAGGAGGCCCGTCTCGCGCACGGCCTGCCCGCCGCGGTCATCGGCCCGTACGACGACGACAGCGCGACCACGCTCCTCCTGTCCGGCCGTGCCGACCTCGTCGGAGGCGTCAAGTGA
- a CDS encoding acetate--CoA ligase family protein: protein MTALDPLFAPRAITVLGASATPGKLGAAMTDSLASFPGPVMRVNTGRPDPVQGFFRTIGEATEAHGITPDLVVSCIPAAVTAAALREAAAAGARAALVCAGGFAEAGGDGARHQQALAEVVEDTGIRVLGPNTSGFLAPHRRLTASFVPGVADLEPGPVAVVAASGGVNHALAFALAEAGIGLRLGVGLGNSLDVTQADVLRHLAEDDGVRAVALHVETAAEGRRLTEAVRHLTGRVPVVALVVGRSDIGDFARSHTGALATSWRVTRTALRQAGAVLVDDERDLVDAVTALSRVRLPAHPRPGIGLVTAQAGPGLLLTDDLRSHGIQVPPLVERTVKELRELLPALTYLNNPVDTGRPSPAITQVVERVSEDPGIDVTAVYGLLEPTAVDLPAALAAARTATPLVAVVGGPVEQARVTRRQLGEAGIPCAATPASGSVMVRALVEDAAARARLEATVGTASDAPALPLPGPVDEHAAKGILADMGIRTPLRRVCADPAAAHAALDELGGPVVVKILDAEILHKTEVGGVQVGVRTHEELDDALARLPASPAQLIEQMAPAGPELIVGVRRDPVFGPVLALGAGGTAAEILGDVSLRLAPLSANEAYAMLDELTTREMFLGARGATPVDRARLTHVLLALASLAAENAVAECEINPLRVLPDGDVVALDAVLLLRDPRDQGGSDDA from the coding sequence GTGACCGCCCTGGACCCGCTGTTCGCACCACGAGCCATCACCGTGCTCGGCGCCTCCGCCACGCCCGGGAAGCTCGGCGCGGCGATGACCGACTCGCTCGCCTCCTTCCCCGGCCCGGTGATGAGGGTCAACACCGGTCGCCCGGACCCCGTTCAGGGCTTCTTCCGCACCATCGGCGAGGCCACCGAAGCCCACGGCATCACTCCGGACCTGGTCGTCTCCTGCATTCCGGCCGCCGTGACCGCCGCCGCACTGCGCGAGGCGGCGGCCGCAGGGGCCCGCGCCGCACTCGTGTGCGCCGGCGGGTTCGCCGAAGCCGGCGGCGACGGTGCGCGGCACCAACAGGCGTTGGCCGAGGTGGTGGAGGACACCGGTATCCGTGTCCTCGGACCGAACACGTCAGGCTTCCTTGCCCCCCACCGGCGGCTCACGGCCAGTTTCGTGCCGGGCGTGGCCGATCTGGAGCCGGGCCCGGTGGCGGTCGTCGCCGCGAGCGGCGGCGTGAACCACGCGCTGGCCTTCGCCCTGGCCGAGGCCGGCATCGGCCTGCGCCTCGGGGTCGGGCTGGGCAACAGCCTGGACGTCACACAGGCCGACGTCCTGCGTCACCTCGCCGAGGACGACGGCGTACGGGCCGTCGCCCTGCACGTGGAGACCGCCGCCGAAGGCCGCCGCCTCACCGAGGCCGTACGCCACCTGACCGGTCGTGTCCCCGTCGTGGCCCTGGTCGTCGGCCGCAGCGACATCGGCGACTTCGCCCGCTCCCACACCGGCGCCCTGGCCACCTCCTGGCGCGTAACCAGGACGGCCCTGCGCCAGGCCGGGGCCGTCCTCGTCGACGACGAACGCGACCTCGTCGACGCCGTCACCGCGCTCAGCCGGGTACGGCTCCCCGCTCACCCACGCCCCGGCATCGGCCTGGTCACCGCACAGGCCGGACCCGGACTGCTGCTCACCGACGACCTGCGCTCCCACGGCATCCAGGTGCCACCCCTGGTCGAACGGACGGTGAAGGAGCTGCGCGAACTGCTCCCCGCCCTCACCTACCTGAACAATCCCGTCGACACCGGCCGCCCCTCACCCGCGATCACGCAGGTCGTGGAGCGGGTCTCGGAGGATCCCGGCATCGACGTCACCGCCGTGTACGGGCTGCTGGAACCCACCGCCGTGGACCTCCCGGCCGCGCTGGCCGCCGCCCGTACCGCCACCCCGCTCGTCGCCGTCGTCGGCGGACCCGTGGAGCAGGCGCGGGTCACCCGCCGGCAACTCGGCGAAGCCGGCATCCCCTGCGCGGCCACACCTGCCTCCGGATCGGTCATGGTGCGCGCGCTCGTCGAGGACGCGGCGGCCCGCGCCCGCCTGGAAGCCACCGTCGGCACCGCCTCCGACGCACCCGCCCTTCCCTTGCCGGGTCCGGTCGACGAGCACGCGGCCAAGGGCATCCTCGCGGACATGGGGATCCGTACGCCGCTGCGGCGCGTGTGCGCCGACCCCGCCGCGGCGCACGCGGCTCTCGACGAACTCGGCGGACCGGTCGTCGTGAAGATCCTCGACGCGGAGATCCTGCACAAGACGGAAGTCGGCGGGGTCCAGGTCGGCGTCCGCACGCACGAGGAGCTCGACGATGCCCTCGCCCGCCTGCCCGCGAGCCCCGCGCAGCTGATCGAGCAGATGGCCCCCGCGGGTCCCGAACTCATCGTCGGCGTACGCCGCGACCCGGTCTTCGGCCCCGTGCTGGCCCTGGGCGCCGGGGGAACAGCCGCCGAAATCCTCGGCGACGTCTCCCTACGGCTCGCGCCGCTGTCCGCGAACGAGGCCTACGCCATGCTCGACGAACTCACCACCCGCGAGATGTTCCTCGGCGCGCGCGGCGCCACCCCGGTCGACCGCGCGCGCCTCACCCACGTGCTGCTCGCCCTTGCCTCCCTCGCCGCCGAGAACGCCGTGGCCGAGTGCGAGATCAACCCTTTGCGCGTCCTGCCCGACGGCGACGTCGTCGCGCTCGACGCCGTACTGCTGCTGCGTGACCCCCGGGATCAAGGAGGATCCGATGACGCGTGA